Proteins found in one Quercus robur chromosome 2, dhQueRobu3.1, whole genome shotgun sequence genomic segment:
- the LOC126715506 gene encoding uncharacterized protein LOC126715506, which yields MSCFRSNPSVFLLSFSLFFFFSISSSFANSHVHHTLHIPDAFVKREYGGVVIWNTRRSVAEESSTGNSSLILAEKRTFRKDPLDSFNRYPGGWNISNQHYWASVGFTAAPFFAIAAVWFLVFGISLFFICCCYCCCPREPYGYSRIAYALSLIFLVLFTLAAIAGCIVLYTGQGKFHSSTTNTLNYVVNQADTIAENLSNVSDYLSAAKKIGVHSIFLPSDAMKNIDNIETKINSSASTLSKTTSDNSKNIQDVLNSVRLALVIVAAVMLFLAFLGFLFSVLGMQPVVYFLVMIGWFLVAGTFILCGVFLLLHNVVADTCVAMDEWVQHPTANTALDDILPCVDNATAQQTLIQSRNVTNQLVVVVNTMITNIANANANVSSTPGLPKYYYNQSGPMMPVLCNPFYSNLTIRQCATGEVNLTKAPEVWKNYVCQVSASDICTTTGRLTPTYYSQMVAAVNVSYGLYHYTQFLVDLEDCTFVRTTFTDIDRDHCPGLRKYSKWIYVGLVLVSASVMFSLIFWVIYARERRHRVYTKSRDSRAMGFEGKAT from the exons ATGTCATGTTTTAGATCAAACCCATCagtttttcttctctctttctctctcttctttttcttttccatatcTTCATCCTTTGCAAACTCTCATGTCCATCACACTCTGCACATTCCAG aTGCATTTGTTAAGAGAGAATATGGTGGGGTGGTCATATGGAACACAAGGAGGTCAGTTGCAGAGGAGAGCAGTACAGGAAACTCGTCTCTGATATTGGCAGAGAAGAGGACGTTCAGGAAGGACCCTCTTGATAGCTTTAACCGCTACCCTGGTGGTTGGAATATCAGCAATCAACATTACTGGGCT TCTGTAGGTTTTACAGCGGCTCCATTCTTTGCCATTGCTGctgtttggtttttggtttttgggatAAGCTTGTTCTTCATCTGTTGCTGCTATTGCTGTTGTCCAAGAGAGCCTTATGGATATTCTCGAATTGCCTATGCTCTCTCCCTTATTTTTCTCGTCCTGTTCACCCTTGCAGCAAT TGCTGGATGCATTGTTCTGTACACTGGTCAGGGGAAGTTCCACAGCAGCACAACCAACACACTCAATTATGTTGTGAATCAGGCAGATACCATTGCTGAAAACCTCAGTAATGTGTCCGATTATCTTTCTGCAGCTAAGAAGATTGGTGTGCATTCTATATTTCTGCCATCAGATGCCATGAAGAACATTGACAATATTGAAACAAAGATCAACTCTTCTGCTAGCACTCTTTCTAAGACTACTTCTGATAATTCAAAGAATATTCAAGATGTCCTGAATAGTGT GAGACTGGCTCTTGTTATTGTTGCGGCTGTTATGCTTTTCTTGGCATTTCTTGGATTTT TATTTTCCGTTCTTGGGATGCAACCCGTGGTATATTT CTTGGTGATGATTGGGTGGTTTCTTGTTGCTGGCACATTCATTTTATGTGGCGTATTTCTCCTCCTCCACAA TGTGGTGGCAGATACATGTGTTGCAATGGATGAATGGGTCCAGCATCCGACTGCAAATACAGCTTTAGATGATATACTCCCATGCGTGGACAATGCAACTGCCCAACAAACCCTAATACAATCCCGAAATGTCACCAACCAGCTTGTTGTTGTGGTTAACACCATGATCACCAACATTGCTAATGCTAATGCTAATGTCTCTTCCACTCCCGGACTTCCCAAATATTACTACAACCAGTCTGGCCCAATGATGCCTGTTCTTTGCAATCCTTTTTATTCTAATCTGACGATTAGGCAATGTGCAACTGGTGAGGTGAACTTGACCAAAGCTCCAGAG GTGTGGAAGAATTATGTTTGTCAAGTTTCAGCATCTGATATTTGTACCACAACTGGCCGGTTGACCCCCACGTACTACAGCCAGATGGTGGCTGCTGTAAATGTGAGCTATGGTTTGTATCATTATACTCAGTTCCTGGTTGATCTGGAAGACTGCACATTTGTGCGGACCACGTTCACAGACATTGATAGAGACCATTGTCCTGGACTGCGAAAATATAGCAAATGGATCTATGTTGGGTTAGTATTGGTATCTGCATCTGTAATGTTCTCATTGATCTTCTGGGTTATTTATGCAAGAGAGCGACGTCATCGTGTATATACTAAGTCCAGGGATAGTAGAGCCATGGGCTTCGAAGGCAAGGCTACATAG